One window of the Triticum dicoccoides isolate Atlit2015 ecotype Zavitan chromosome 3B, WEW_v2.0, whole genome shotgun sequence genome contains the following:
- the LOC119279591 gene encoding uncharacterized protein LOC119279591 yields MATELWILSTLFSKSKISNATSTRRGYGSVRDAPPASCCFAVDDKDFLAHEMIGALFYCCQVGLPNVGKSTFFNILTKVGSCASNPRLAVKKIKAEKDPNKPTRPRALTSSSCESQSWFLFRFVLLLWDNFRKEYKEKHPGVKLVSVIGKAGGEKWKSMNDALENKKHAGALLLHTSGTISGAVVLLEATGVMAALYGGKHKPSIHNIWLLCDVDILYDLKLLIFFVLILSLVRGKL; encoded by the exons ATGGCGACCGAGCTCTGGATCCTCAGCACCCTCTTCTCCAAGAGCAAGATCAGCAATGCAACGTCCACAAGGAGAGGCTATG GCTCGGTGAGGGATGCTCCACCAGCATCCTGCTGCTTCGCAGTGGACGACAAGGACTTCCTCGCGCACGAGATGATTGGTGCACTATTCTATTGTTGCCAA GTGGGGTTACCCAATGTTGGCAAATCAACTTTCTTTAACATATTAACAAAGGTGGGCTCCTGCGCCAGCAACCCCAG GCTTGCGGTGAAGAAGATCAAGGCTGAGAAGGACCCCAACAAGCCCACGCGCCCCCGAGCGCTTACTTCATCTTCATGTGAGTCCCAGTCTTGGTTCCTGTTTCGATTCGTGTTGCTTCTGTG GGATAACTTCAGGAAGGAGTACAAGGAGAAGCACCCCGGCGTCAAGCTGGTCTCCGTG ATTGGCAAGGCTGGTGGTGAGAAGTGGAAGTCCATGAATGATGCT ctggagaacaaaaagcatg CAGGTGCTCTGCTCTTGCACACGTCTGGCACCATCTCCGGCGCGGTGGTGCTTCTTGAGGCGACCGGCGTGATGGCGGCTTTGTACGGCGGCAAACACAAGC CATCAATTCATAATATTTGGCTTCTATGTGATGTGGATATACTTTATGATTTAAAGTTACTAATATTTTTTGTTTTGATTCTTTCTCTGGTGCGAGGAAAGCTGTGA